A stretch of DNA from Flavobacteriaceae bacterium MAR_2009_75:
GAAAGAAGGTAGATATTACAACCTGTTTACCTATCAGGCCAGAATTTAACTCTCAGGAGCCAATTCTACCTCAAGGCCATTCAAATCTTCGGTCATATGAATTTGACAGCCCAAACGACTATTATCCTCTACATTAAATGCTTCAGCTAGCATGGCGTCTTCATCATCGGACATTTCAGGAAGTTCATGTTCAGACTTCACATAGCATTGACATGAGGCACACATGGCCATACCCCCACAGACACCGATAGTACCTTCTGGCGCAAGTTCATACGAACGCACCACTTCCATGAGGTTCATATTCATATCAGTCGGTGCATCTACTTCGTGAGTAACCCCTTCGCGGTCAGTTATTTTTATTTTGATATCGGACATGGCCCTAATTCATTTGATATTACGCCTTAGGCCAATTCTGTTGGCCTACAAGCTAAAATTTCCGCAAATATAAGGTAGATTAATCTAAGAATT
This window harbors:
- a CDS encoding 2Fe-2S ferredoxin encodes the protein MSDIKIKITDREGVTHEVDAPTDMNMNLMEVVRSYELAPEGTIGVCGGMAMCASCQCYVKSEHELPEMSDDEDAMLAEAFNVEDNSRLGCQIHMTEDLNGLEVELAPES